Within Meles meles chromosome 19, mMelMel3.1 paternal haplotype, whole genome shotgun sequence, the genomic segment CATGGGCTTGCACAGACGATAAGGCACTGGAGAGGTGTGAATGGCACGGgctctgatctctgtctctccttgtCTCTGACTCTGCCTTCTCTTTCACCTGCTCTCCGTCTCCAGCTCTACCTCTGCTATGAGGAAGGTCCTCTGGGGTCTGTCGGGCAGCGGTACAGAGACGGGCGAGTTTCTCGCCCTCACCCCATACATCCCTACTCCATGTTTCTGCCAGCTGGCAGGCTGACTTGGCCTCTTTCTCCCCAGCGCCCTTCCCCCTGAGAAACCAGCCCCCAGTGCCCCTGCTCcttgcccacccctcccccagtatCCCCGCAGCCCTTGGACTCAGCCACTGTCTCGCCTCCACCTCTGCCGTCCCCAACTCCGCCACCTCCTCTGGGCCAGCAAGATGCAGTTTGAGATGCACGACAACGTGAAAGGCAAAGGTGGGATCACTGGACCAACCAGCAACCCTTCCAGTCCCTGGAACCTGGCGGCTTCCCTCCCCTGGGCACCCCTGGCTTCGAAGACAGATGGCGCCTGATTGCACCCCAGAGGCCCCTGGAAATGCGGGAACCCCGCACCCCAGGCCCAGACGTGGAGGAGGCGGCGGCACCTCTCGCCCCGCCTGGAAGTGGCACCCACCCTTCCCCAAACTTGCAGGAGCTCCCCACCCACAGCTCAACCAGATGCTCAGGAGGCAGTGGCGATGGGGACAGACTGGGGTGTCAGTGCCCAAACGTGGCCGAaaggaatggggggggggtgcagtggTGTCCCCTCCGTGGGCGGCCTGGTGGCCCCGCCCAGACTGCCCGGCAGAGGAAGGGGCGGCAGGGAGTGGGGTCCGGCAGAGGCTGTCGGGCTGCCCGCTGACCCTGGCCCACCACCTTCGCAGCCATGTCCTACCCAGTGACCAGTCAGCCCCAGTGCGCCAGCAGCTGCTACCAGACCCAGCTCAGTGACTGGCACACGGGACTCACGGACTGCTGCAACGACATGCCCGTCTGTGAGTACAGGCGGCTCCTTCTGGGAGGGGGTGCGGACCCACCAACCCcacgccccctccctgcctgagCCCCTGAATTCCCACACTCCGCCTTCACCCTCTCCTCCACCTCCAACACTCCCTAGGATCCCGACCTCACCTCTTCCAAGCTCCCCGGCGACCCTCAACCTCCCCCTTGTACTCTCTACTTTGCCCGTTGTGGCCCGAGCTCCCTCTCCAAACCCTACCTCCCAGCCCCTAAACCACCCCCGCTGGGACCCTTCATTCCCTCCCGGACCGTCACCTGGGCGCCGCGGACCATCGGCCTCGCCCCTCCCCGCGCCGCAGCAGCCCCGGGCGCCCCGTGGAACCCGCTCTGACTGCCCCGCGCCTGCCCCCAGGTCTGTGCGGCACTTTCGCCCCCCTGTGCCTCGCCTGCCGCATCTCGGACGACTTCGGGGAGTGCTGCTGCGCGCCCTACCTGCCCGGAGGCCTGCACTCCCTGCGCACGGGCATGCGGGAGCGCTATCACATCCAGGTGCGTGCGAGtcgcgggcgggggtggggacggACCTCCTGGGACGCTAGGCGGGGCTCctaacctctctctctcccaccctctaGGGCTCTGTCGGGCACGACTGGGCTGCCCTCACCTTTTGTTTGCCCTGCGCCCTCTGTCAGATGGCGCGGGAATTGAAAATCCGAGAGTAAAGAAGCTCCTCGCGCCGCCTTTTCCACCTGTCCCGCCCGGGCCCCCTCCGTCCTCTCTGCCCTCTCGTGGGAGGGCCTGCCCCTCCGCCCTATCCCGCTACCAGAAATACACCCACaataaaaacctgaaaaccaACTCCGCCCACATTCTTTTTGTCCCAGGGAAGGAATCTGGGTGGAGAAGGAGGTTTGGTGAGGGGTGTGGGGACACAGGGAAGATGCCTAGGTGTGGAAGGATGCCGAGTCAGATCCTTGACCCCAGCCTGCTGTGTACGACATTGGCAAGCCTCCTGCCTCGCTAAACGGtgggggggaggctgggggggtgtactcattaaggaaatgaaaccaCTAAGCCCTTAAGCTGCCCAAATGAAATTCTGCAGGCATCCTGAAAATCAGCAAAACCAGAAAATGCTCCCCCCGCCCCGAAAAAAAAGGTAGAAGAGCCCCTCCCCTACCCCTACTAAGTCAATACCTATGGACTCTTGGCCTACACACAATCCTAACAAATTTTTCAGAGGAGGGGGGTTTGGGTAAGGGGAGTCCTTTGTCTCTAAAGCAGAGAACTGCCAGGTTTAAGGCTCCTGGAGCTAAAACTAATCCTTAAGATCACCTAGCTCTCTTTACTGCAAAAGCGACTAGCAGGTTAGAAAATCTggtatcaggggcacctgggtggctcagtgggttaaagcctctgccttcggctcaggtcatgatcccagcgtcctgctcagcagggagcctgcttcctcctctctctctgcctgcctctctgcctacttgtgatctctctctgtcaaataaataaatcttaaaaaaaaaaaaaagaaaatctggtatCAAAATGGGGCAGACCTAGGATTCGATATTGACTCTTGCCACTTACTAggcgctttattttttttttaacattttatc encodes:
- the CNFN gene encoding cornifelin yields the protein MSYPVTSQPQCASSCYQTQLSDWHTGLTDCCNDMPVCLCGTFAPLCLACRISDDFGECCCAPYLPGGLHSLRTGMRERYHIQGSVGHDWAALTFCLPCALCQMARELKIRE